The proteins below are encoded in one region of Girardinichthys multiradiatus isolate DD_20200921_A chromosome 19, DD_fGirMul_XY1, whole genome shotgun sequence:
- the LOC124884977 gene encoding uncharacterized protein LOC124884977, which yields MRKEGYAQTQVWVKIAKQREEGERLAKQEREERKRQNKEKEKASEEEQKREKEEAKRREAGHDNIMFHRREDNEYSGPYLALQQQLLQQQGGAVGRNEIDAPTAPPPPTPPEYTPQTPIATRSTGGVGSWSAKWGHILSPLPRVSPMTLDEGGDVQTFPLIELPNPRAGADGQEDIIRVYRTWTQDDVKKAVEGIPHPREDVDESVRQMEDLRKAYHLNGMEVQQVWMCKLGPDWYHVKGGYNPSAALGAPLAAGSVELKTQLDPLLDRVKGKYKKRANYTEIGRCKQKPDEPFDEYRVRMAKVFKVHSGLEPSEDENGAYQQQLKNALHSGSTPDIHGWVNRHYIGMSGGSLADYINHALHAEKVIKSKKGKKDTVRDVLSTVTGQGKRQRPR from the exons atgagaaaggaaggttatgcacagactcaagtctgggttaaaatagcaaaacaacgtgaggaaggagaaagattggcaaaacaagaaagagaggaaagaaagcgacaaaataaagagaaagaaaaagcaagtgaagaagaacaaaagagagaaaaggaggaagCAAAACGGAGAGAAGCAGGACATGACAACATAATGTTTCACAGAAGGGAAGATAATGAATATTCTGGTCCCTACTTAGCGTTGCAACAGCAGTTACTACAGCAACAGGGAGGGGCAGTGGGGAGAAATGAAATAGATGCACCCactgctccaccaccaccaacaCCACCTGAATATACACCACAAACACCAATTGCTACTCGAAGCACTGGTGGAGTGGGTAGCTGGTCTGCAAAATGGGGACATATATTATCTCCATTACCTAGGGTTAGTCCCATGACCCTAGATGAAGGAGGGGATGTGCAAACTTTTCCCCTCATTGAACTCCCTAACCCACGAGCAGGCGCAGACGGCCAAGAAGATATAATTAGAGTTTATCGAACTTGGACCCAAGatgatgttaaaaaggctgtagaGGGAATCCCACACCCTAGAGAGGATGTGGATGAGAGTGTGAGGCAGATGGAGGATCTTAGAAaagcctaccatctgaatggaaTGGAAGTCCAACAAGTATGGATGTGCAAACTAGGTCCTGACTGGTATCACGTGAAAGGAGGTTATAATCCATCAGCTGCATTAGGAGCACCTCTTGCAGCTGGTAGCGTAGAGCTAAAAACCCAGTTAGATCCTCTCCTGGATagagtaaaaggaaaatataaaaagagagcaaattacactgaaataggaagatgtaaacaaaaaccagatgaaCCTTTTGATGAATACAGAGTGAGAATGGCGAAGgtttttaaagttcacagtGGACTGGAACCAAGCGAGGATGAAAATGGTGCTTATCAGCAGCAACTAAAGAATGCACTCCACTCAGGCTCAACACCTGACATACACGGCTGGGTAAACCGGCACTACATAGGAATGAGTGGGGGCTCGCTTGCAGATTACATAAATCATGCTCTGCATgctgaaaaagttataaaaagtaaaaagggtaaaaaggaCACAGTCAGAGATG TACTATCAACAGTCACAGGGCAGGGGAAGAGGCAGAGGCCGAGGTAG